A region of Flavobacterium album DNA encodes the following proteins:
- a CDS encoding TolC family protein yields MKAIILYIAFFITSFTVSAQELWTLQRCLETGSVNNLSFRLRQLEILSAQTTARSAVMGFLPVVNATANHSYSIGSTIDPATNNRVSSTIQSDNFSVNAQMDIVNFNNFTEARRNKIAVLKATANKAATEAEYSLSILENYFTVLYTQELLKIQQGQFENAKYNLERLKKEAALGSKPQSDLYDMQVSYAQEENNILATTQLLYNQKLALLQFMNVTSTSPDAMVLEHVAMAETNTKPVADLYENALASYPKIKAAELNEAVAAKNVTIQKNGYLPVLSAFYSYSSFYYLPINQPGDVSVNPFWKQLADNKNHYVGLQLSVPLFNGLKTRRDVQLAKIERQKATVGVEQEKIALRQAIEQETAKQEQNIVLVNKLEETRKLAQKSFETTQAKFTNGIVEAIVFTSSKNQLLTTEYNLLKAKFTAQYLSLKLHFLETNGFP; encoded by the coding sequence ATGAAGGCTATCATACTATATATTGCGTTCTTTATCACCAGCTTCACGGTTTCCGCACAAGAACTGTGGACATTGCAGCGCTGCCTCGAAACAGGAAGTGTCAATAATCTCAGTTTCCGGTTGCGGCAGCTGGAGATATTAAGTGCCCAAACAACGGCAAGAAGCGCTGTAATGGGTTTCCTGCCTGTAGTAAATGCCACAGCTAACCATAGCTACAGCATAGGCTCTACCATTGATCCGGCTACCAACAACAGGGTGAGCTCTACTATACAGTCGGATAATTTTTCGGTCAATGCACAGATGGATATCGTAAATTTTAATAATTTCACGGAAGCCCGCCGCAATAAGATTGCCGTCCTGAAAGCTACCGCCAATAAAGCCGCGACCGAAGCCGAGTACAGCCTTTCCATCTTAGAGAATTATTTTACGGTGCTCTATACCCAGGAGCTGCTTAAGATACAGCAGGGCCAGTTCGAAAATGCGAAATACAATCTGGAAAGGCTGAAAAAAGAGGCCGCATTGGGCAGCAAACCACAAAGCGACCTGTATGACATGCAGGTAAGCTATGCGCAGGAAGAGAACAATATTCTTGCAACAACCCAACTGCTTTACAACCAAAAACTGGCGCTGTTACAGTTCATGAACGTTACAAGCACTTCGCCGGATGCTATGGTGCTGGAGCATGTAGCTATGGCAGAAACTAATACTAAGCCGGTAGCAGACCTATATGAAAATGCCCTGGCAAGTTATCCGAAGATAAAGGCTGCCGAACTGAATGAAGCAGTTGCTGCAAAAAATGTCACCATACAAAAGAATGGCTACCTGCCGGTACTATCCGCTTTCTATTCGTATTCTTCTTTTTATTACCTGCCCATAAACCAGCCGGGCGATGTATCGGTCAACCCTTTCTGGAAGCAGCTGGCCGACAATAAGAATCATTATGTAGGGCTGCAATTGTCGGTGCCGTTATTCAATGGGCTGAAGACCCGCCGGGATGTACAGCTTGCCAAAATAGAGCGCCAAAAGGCAACCGTTGGGGTAGAGCAGGAAAAGATAGCCCTGCGCCAGGCCATCGAGCAGGAAACCGCAAAGCAGGAGCAAAATATCGTGTTGGTAAATAAGCTTGAGGAAACCAGGAAACTGGCCCAAAAGTCTTTTGAGACTACCCAGGCCAAATTCACCAATGGGATCGTAGAGGCGATTGTTTTTACATCCTCTAAAAACCAGCTGCTCACCACCGAATACAACCTGCTGAAAGCAAAATTTACAGCGCAGTACCTGTCGTTAAAGCTCCATTTCCTGGAAACGAATGGTTTTCCGTAG